In Chryseobacterium salivictor, the DNA window TTCTGCGATTAAAGGAATTGTTCCCAAGGTAAATGATGTTGTGGCGCATTACCTTCGTGATGAATTTAAAATAGGCTTCCGCAATCAGGCGGTAATTGCCGGTCCCTGTCACGCGGAGGAAGTAGCTATGGAAAGGCTTTCATACCTTACCATTGCAGTTGCGGAAGAGGAGGTTGCCGATAAATTATTTTCTCTGTTTTCTTCTGACTTTATCAATGTTCATTGCAGCAGAGATATTTTAGGGAATGAATACAGTGCGATTCTGAAAAATATTTATGCAGTGGGAGCCGGCATTTCAAGTGGTTTGGGATACGGCGATAACTTTACGGCTGTTTTTGTTTCTAATGCGGTAAGGGAAATGGAGATTTTCCTTGAAGCGGTGTATGAAGTTCCACGGGATGTGAATGAGAGCGCTTATCTCGGTGATTTACTGGTAACGGCATACTCGCTGTTTTCCCGTAACCGGAATTTAGGAAATCTCATCGGAAAAGGGTACACGGTAAAATCGGCCATTCAGTCGATGAACATGATTGCCGAAGGATATTACGCAGCTGATTCAGTGTATCATACGGCAAAAAGCAAACAACTGAAAACACCGATTGTCGATACCATTTACGGTATTTTATACAAAGAGAAAAACGCCGAAACTGAATTTAAAAAATTAACCTTACTCTTAAATTAGTGAAAACCAAGACTAAATATGCCGTTCATACCTATTCAGTTTTAGAAGAGCGGTTTAATATTTGGTCTCATTTTATCGGTTTGCTCCTGAGTGTCGTGGCTTTCATTTTATTGCTGTTTCGCGCAATGGATTTAGGAAGTAAAAGGGCGCTCATCAGTTTTTCGATCTTTGGTCTGAGCATGATTATTCTTTATCTGGCTTCTACATTATATCACTCCTCCAAAAATCCTAAAAGAAGATTCCTGCTTAATATCTTCGATCACGCCGCGATTTATGTTTTAATTGCAGGAACTTATTCGCCGTTCGCTTTGGTCTCGCTGAATGGCCACGAGGGGTATACGCTTTTTGCGGTCGTTTGGGGAATTGCTCTATTTGGCGTCATTTTTAAAATTTTCTTTACAGGAAGATTTACCGTTTTATCCACTGCTCTTTACGTCGGAATGGGCTGGTTGATTATTTTCAGTTTTGACAGTCTGCTGTATCATCTGGATTTCCGGGGATTGGTTTGGTTGCTCTCTGGCGGCATTTCCTATACCATTGGCGCGGCTTTGTACAGCATTCACCGGATAAAATTCAATCACGCCATTTTTCACCTGTTCGTTTTATTAGGAACGTTCTGTCATTTTATGTCGGTGTATTTTTATGTAATTCCTGTGTCCGGGAAGTAAGATGTTGTTTGTTTTCATCTAAGATCCTTTTTAAATTTGTTTAAAAACAGAAATTTTATTTTTCCCCGACCTGGGCAATTAATTTTGATGAATTTTAATCGGACTCTTAAAACAAGACAGTAGCATTTCAGTGCGGATTCAGCAGATTATTCTGAATTTTAACTGATCAAATTCAGGCGGGCGGTTATCCTACTTTTTTATAAATATCGGTTTAAGGAATTTTTAACAGCTTTTGTTTGAGCTAAAACAAAACTTTTACCGAAATTCGTTATCTTAAAATAGAATGATATGCCTACATCAGCCAATTATAAAGCCCTTCAATCCCATTACGACGTTGTTTTAATCGGCGGAGGAATTATGAGTGCCACACTCGGAACCATGCTTCATGAACTTGATCCCAACCTGAAAATTGTGATTTTTGAAAGACTCGGCCGCTTTGCCCGGGAAAGTTCAGCTGCGTGGAATAATGCAGGAACAGGACATTCTGCTTTCTGTGAACTCAATTATACGCCGGAGAACGAAGAGGGTTCCATCGATATTTCCAAAGCTGAAAGTATTGCCGAACAGTTCGAAATTTCGAAACAGTTCTGGTCATATTTACTTTCTAAAAAATATATTGACCGGCCAAAAGACTTTATTAATTCCTGTCCGCACATGAGTTTGGTTTTCGGCAAGGAAGATGTCGAGTTTTTAAGAAAGCGTCATGAAAAAATGATTCAGTCTGAATTATTTAAAGGAATGGAATTTACCACAAACCACGACAAACTGCGCCAATGGATTCCTTTAATTATGGCCAAAAGAAAAGATAACGAAGTTCTTGCAGCCACGAAAATGGATTTGGGAACCGATGTCAATTTCGGAACATTAACCCGGAAAATGGGACGGTTTTTAGCAGAAGATTCCCAGACCGATGTTTATTTATACCATGATGTGAAAGATATTGATCCTTTGTCTGACGGAAAATGGTCGGTGAAAGTCAAAGACCGGATGCATTATAAATTGAGCGATGTCACCGCCGATTTTGTATTTATCGGTGCCGGAGGTTACGCCCTTCCGCTGCTCGAAAGTTCCGATATTCCCGAAAGTGAAGGCTATGGCGGATTCCCGGTTTCCGGCCAGTGGCTGGTTACCCATAACCCGGAATTAATCGCAAAGCACCAGGCAAAAGTCTACACCAAGGCCGGTGTGGATGCTCCGCCAATGAGTGTTCCCCATTTGGATCTGCGAATTATTGACGGAGAAAAAGCGCTGCTCTTTGGACCGTTTGCCGGATTCTCTACCAAGTTTTTGAAGGAAGGAAGCTACCTGGATTTACCGGAAAGTGTCAATCAAAAAAATATCAAATCCCTGTTTGGCGCATGGTGGCATAATCTGCCGTTGACGAAATATCTCGTACAGCAGGTCGCGATGACCAAAGTACAGCGCATGCAGCATTTAAGAGAGTTTGTAAAAGATGCGAAAGCAGAAGACTGGGAATTGAAAATTGCGGGACAAAGAGTTCAGATCATTAAAAAAAGTGAAGAAGAAGGCGGTAAATTAGAATTCGGGACAGAAGTCGTTGTGAATAAAAGCGGAACGATCGCCTCCCTGCTTGGTGCTTCTCCCGGGGCTTCTACGGCAGCATTTGCAATGCTTCAGGTCTTAGAGAAATGTTTTCCTGAAAAAGTGCAAAATGAATGGAAAGAAAAATTAACAGAAATGATTCCGACCTATGGACAGAAATTGGCAGATAATCCCGAACTTATCAAAAATATAAGAAAGTATAGCAAAGAAATACTCGAACTCGATAATTAGCAATTACTCATTTTCCATTACCCATTGCTTATTTAAAAATGACAACCATTACCAAACCCAAAATTTCACCGGAACTGCTGGCAGCACTTCAGCCCAAAGTAGAACTGGAAAAGCAGGTCATCGTACACTGCTGTTTTCCGGCGACTCCTTTTTTGGATATGCTGATCCGTATCTGGCCATCTACCTTTCTGATTGATGAGAGCTTGGGACATAAAAGCACTTTGATTCACCACGAGAATATTTCTCTTTTTCCTTACTGGACAGAAGTCCCACCCATGAAAGATTATTGGTTTACCCTGGTTTTTTCCGGATTGCCAAAAGCGTGTACTAATTTTGATTTAAAAGAAGAAATTCCGGAAGAAGGTGGATTCTGGATCAAAAATATTAAAAGAAATAAAACCGATATTTATAAAGTAAAAATTAATTAGAATGAAGAAAATCTATTTCCTGTGGATGATTCCCTTTTTGCTGGGAAGTTGCAACTCGCGATATGACGTAGTTTCAGTAAATAAAATGAACAAAGAAAGAAAACAGATTGCCCAGGATTTTGTTGAAACCTATTTTAAAAAATGTGAAAATAAAGACTATTCTGCATTTGAAGGATTTAACATTTCGAAAAAGTTCCAGGCAAAGTTGTCCCCGGATTCCCTAAAAAGATCCTGCAATTACCTTTATTATAAAAATGGAAAAGTAACGGTAGAAAAGTTGGTTTCTGCCCATACTACAAAGTCGCCCAAAGATTTCATGGATGTTTTAAATTTTAAATTAAAGACGGAAAAATCTACAGAACCGGTTTATCTGCACCTCGGAATGTACCGGGATCAGAATTATATCGAAATGCCTTTTTACGTTTCTGCAGACGAAAGTTACTACGAAACCATCAGAAAAAAATACTACAAGAAATGAAAAATTTCTTCATTCTAATGATGGGTTTTCTGCTGACCTCCTGCGTTTCAAACATTCAGGAAAAGGAGTTTTCTGATGTTGAAAAGTTTCAGACAGAGTTGAACGCAGAATATTTAAACCCAAAGGAAACTCCCTTGAGGGGAAGTAATTTTACCAATTTCAAAAAGCATCCTTTCTTTCCTGTTGATTTAAAGTACCGCGTTTCTGCAAAATTCATCAAAACTGAAAATCCAGTAGCTTTTGAACTTCCCACGTCTTCAGGAAAAACCAGAACCTATCGGGAATTCGGCAAAGCGACATTTGTTTTAGATGGTCAGGAATTAACTTTAACGCTTTATCAAAACTTAGCATTAATAAAGACGAAAAAATACAAAGACTATCTTTTTCTTCCCTTCCGGGATTTGACTAACAGCAAAGAAACCTATGGTGGCGGGAAATACATGGATTTGAAAATCCCGAAAAACGATGTCATTATTTTAGATTTCAACAAATCCTACCAACCCTATTGTGCGTATAACGCTTTCGATTACAACTGCCCGATTGTTCCGGCGGAGAATTTTTTACCGGTCAGAATTGAAGCAGGCGTTAGGTATGAAGATGTTTATCACCATTAAAATATCGGGCAAGTCTGGCGGCGCGGCGTAATTTGGCTCGATAGTTTCTATTCTTTATTTTTTAATATTAAACTTATGCTATGGAAGTTTCTCTTAAAAATCAAGTCGCCATAATCACCGGTTCTTCCAGCGGAATCGGAGCCGGGATTGCCCAGTCGATGGCAGCATCAGGCGCTACGGTTGTCATTAATTATCCCTCAGAAGGTTCTCTGGAAAAAGCCAGTGCCATTCTGAAAAAAATCACCAATAATGGGGGAAATGGAATCGTTTATCAATGCGATGTTTCCAAAGAAGACGAGGTTGTAAAAATGTTTCAGGAGGTTGTAGAACAATTAGGTACCGTTGATATTTTAGTTAACAATGCCGGAATTCAAAAAGATGCGAAGTTTACCGAAATGAATTTGGATCAATGGAATGCCGTGATTGGGGTTAATTTAACCGGTCAGTTTTTATGCGCCCGGGAAGCCGTGAAAGAATTTCTCAGAAGAGGAATTGATCCCTCCCGTTCGGTCGCCTGCGGAAAAATCATTCATATTTCATCCGTACACGAAATTATTCCCTGGGCTGGCCATGCCAATTACGCGTCGAGTAAAGGGGCGATCAGGATGTTGATGCAGACTTTGGCGCAGGAGTATGGCGCAGATAAAATCCGCGTGAACTCCATTTGTCCGGGCGCAATTCAGACTTCCATTAATAAAGATGCCTGGCAAACGCCGGAGGAATTGAATTCTTTGCTCAAACTGGTTCCCTATAACAGAATTGGTCAGCCTCAGGATATTGGGAATCTGGCGGTATTTCTGGCGAGCGATCTGGCAGATTATATTACAGGAACCAGTATCTTTATCGATGGAGGAATGACCACGTTCGAATCTTTCTCAACGGGCGGATAAATTTTCCTTTTTTTAAGGATTGTAAAAAATTTTCAAATTTTTTATAAGGTGGTTTTGATCATCAGTAAAACTGCCTTTCTCACTGCATAATCATTGTTTCCGATGGAAGAATTTCTACATAACCATTGGCTTTAAAACTTAAAACAGGATGACTGAAGAAAATAAAAGACTCCCCGATATTGCCTGGAAAAAATGGGGTCCGTACGTCAGCAATCGCGAATGGGGAGTGGTTCGCGAGGATTACAGTGCCGATGGTGATGCCTGGAATTACACCAGCCACGATACTGCCGAAGCAAAAACTTACCGCTGGGGCGAAGAGGGAATTTGCGGAATTTCTGATGATAAACAGCTGCTCGTTTTCTCCTTAGGTCTCTGGAACAAAAAAGACAGCAGGATCAAAGAGCGGCTGTTCGGCTTATCCAACAGCCAGGGAAATCATGGGGAAGATGTGAAGGAATATTACTATTATCTGGACAATACGCCCACGCATTCTTACATGAAGATGTTGTATAAATATCCTCAAAACGCTTTTCCTTATGAAGATTTAATCCTTAAAAATGAACAGGCCGGAAAAGAAAATCCGGAATATGAACTCATCGATACCGGGATTTTTGACCGGAATGAATATTTTGATATTTTTATTGAATACGCCAAATCTTCTCCCGAAGATATGCTTATCAAAATTACGGTGACCAATAAATCGTCGAAAGACGCTCCTTTGATTCTTCTGCCCACCATCTGGTTCAGGAATACCTGGAGTTGGGGTTACGATGATTACCGGCCTCATTTAAACGCGGTAAATTCGGATCAGATTGCAGTTAATCATAAAGAATTAACCATAAAAAACATCTACGCTAAACAAACTTCTGACGTTCTTTTCTGCAATAATGAAACCAATTATAAGCGGTTATTTCAGTCTATAAATGCCGGAAAATATTGCAAAGACGGCATCAATGATTTCATTATTAATGGAAATGAAAACGCCATTAATAATGAAAAAAATGGCACCAAGGCCTCTTTCTTTATCGATGAAACAATCCCGGCAAATTCGACACAGGTTTTTGAATTCCGGTTATGCGACCGGGATCTTGACCAGCCGTTTGCAGATTTTGATGTAATTTTTTCACAGCGGAAAACAGAAGCCGATGATTTTTATAAAGAGGTACAGAAGGGCGTAAAAACCGATGATGAAAAATTGGTACAGCGGCAGGCGTTCGCGGGAATGTTGTGGAGCAAACAGTTTTACCATTACAATATTGAAAAATGGTTAGAAGGTGATCCTGCTGAAATCCCGCCCCCGAAATCCCGAAGACATATCCGCAATGAAAACTGGGAGAATTTTAATTCTCTGAATATCATTTCGATGCCCGACAAATGGGAATATCCGTGGTTTGCGACCTGGGATCTGGCCTTTCATACTTTGAGTTTTTCTATTATCGATGCTGATTTTGCCAAACAGCAGTTGAAACTGTTGACCCTCGAATGGTTTATGCATCCGAACGGTCAGTTGCCGGCATATGAATGGGATTTCAGCGATGTCAATCCGCCGGTTCATGCCTGGGCAGCTTTCAGGGTTTTTAAAATTGATGAAGTCCTCAAAGGAAAACCTGACCTGGAATTTCTGGAAGGGGTTTTTCAGAAACTGTTAATGACCTTCACTTGGTGGGTCAACAAAAAAGACAATAATGGAAATAATATTTTCGAAGGCGGCTTCCTGGGTTTAGACAATATCGGAATTTTCGACCGAAATGAAACCCTGCCGTATGGGGAGAATTTAGAACAGGCCGACGGTACCAGCTGGATGGCGATGTTCTCACTGAATATGATGAGAATCGCCATGGAACTGGCTTTGTATAATAAAGTATATGAAGATATGGCCACCAAATTCTTTGAACATTTTTTAAGTATTGCCAATGCACTCGACAATATGGGAGAAAATGATTTTTCGCTGTGGGATGATCAGGACGAGTTTTTTTATGACGCGCTGCAGTTGAAAGACTGTACCAATATGTTTATGCGGATCCGTACCATCGTAGGTTTGATTCCCATGTTTGCCGTAGAGGTCATCGATGAAGAAATGCTCGATAGATTACCCGCTTTCAAAGAAAGAATGGACTGGGTCTTGAAAAACAAACCGAAGTTGGCTGCCCTCGTTTCCCACTGGCAGGTGAAAGGCGACGATTCCAAACATTTACTTTCTTTACTGAGAGGCCACCGGCTGAAAAAACTGCTCGAAAGAATGCTGAATGAAAAAGAATTTCTGAGCGATTATGGCGTGCGGGCTTTATCAAAGGAATATAAAGAACATCCGTTTCATATTAATTTAGACGGAACCGATTATACCGTGAAATATCTCCCGGCAGAAAGTGACAGCGATATGTTTGGCGGCAACAGCAATTGGCGGGGACCCATTTGGTTTCCCATTAATTTTTTAATTATTGAAAGCCTGCAGCGCTTCTTCTTTTATTACAGTCCCGATTTTAAAGTAGAATGCCCGACCGGCAGCGGAAATTACCTGAATTTAGATGAGATTGCAGATTTTCTGGGAAAACGGTTGGCTGCGATTTTTTTAATGGATGAAAACGGGAAACGTCCTTTTAACAGACAATATCCGAGATTTCAGGAAGATCCAGACTTCAAGGATTACATTTTGTTTTATGAATATTTTCATGGTGATAACGGCCGTGGAGTAGGAGCATCGCACCAAACCGGCTGGACGGGCTTAATCGCAAAAATTCTGCAGCCACGGTTTTCTAAAATTCCGATGGAAAAAGTGCAGACGGAAATGCCTGATCAATCTGGTGTAAAAATTGATGCTCCATAAGGGAATCTTTAACTTAAAAATCATGGAACCAACTGATAAAAATAAACCCGCACCCATCGTAATCATTGCAATCGCTGTGATTGTCCTGATGATTATTTTCTATTTTATTCTCCTCATGTATTTCCCGAATATGTTCGAAAGTTTAGATATGGGAAAAAAATAAACCTGAAGAAATAAATGATGGATGTTTCAGAGCCTGTCTCAATTTGCTTAAAAAAAGAAATTTTCTTTTTCCCCAACCGTAAAGGATAGAAAAGAAATGAAGAGAAATTAAGATTTTCTTAGGGATTACTGCGCAGATCTTCCTGAACTTTTTTGCAGCGTAAAAACTTCAGGACAACTGTTGACTTTATGACTATGCGGTTTAAAAAATAATTCACACCATCTTTTGCCACCTTTTGAATAACGAATTAAGATAAAGCTTTGCCTCTTTTGCGGTTTTAAAAAAACTAGTATGCCCGTTTATTTTTAAACATTAAGACATGAAGAGAAATTAAGATTTTGTCCGGGATTACTGCGCAGATCTTCCTGAACTTTTTTGCAGCATAAAAACTTAAGAACAACTGTTGACTTTGTGACTATGTGGTTGGAAAAATAATTCACACCACCTTTTGCCACCTTTTGAAAAATAAATTAAGATAAAGCTTTTGGCTCTTTTGCGGTTTTAAAAAAAAACTAATATGCCTGTTTATTTTAAATTAAGAAATGAAGAGAAATTAAGATTTTATTCAGAGATTGGAAATGAATGATAGCATTAAAACTTAAACAGACTCTAAGTTTTAGAGTCTGTTTAAATTTAGTTAAGCTACATTTATATTTTTGCCAGAAATTCCTCAAAAGCCGGAAATACAGAAACAGTTCCATCAGCCAATATTGTTTTGAGCTTTAAAATTTCTATTTGATTGATGGAATTTTCATCGAACGGCTTTTGCACGCGGACATAATTTTCGGTGAAACCGAACATGATTCCGTTTTTATTTTCATGCTCCCAAAGGACAGGAAGTGTTTTTCCAAGCTGGGTTTCGTAGAAAGCCATTTTCTTTTTCTCTGAAAGAATTCTCAGCATTTTATTTCTTCGCTTTCTTTCAGGAATTGGAATAACACCTTCCATTTCTGCAGCTTCTGTATTTTCTCTTTCTGAATAGGTAAAGACGTGGAGATAAGAAATAGGTAATTCATTCAGGAAATTATAAGTTTCCAGGAATTTTTCCTCTGTTTCTCCGGGGAATCCTACGATGACATCAACTCCAATACAGGAATCGGGCATCACCTGGCGGATTTTAGCCACCCGGTTAGTGTAGATCCCCGTCAGGTACCGGCGTTTCATTTTCTTTAATAAATCATCGCTTCCACTCTGTAAAGGAATATGGAAATGAGGCACAAAACGCTTGCTTTTCGCCACCAGTTCTATGCTTTCGTCTTTCAATAAATTCGGTTCAATGGATGAAATACGGATTCTTTCAATGCCTTCCACCTGATCTAATTCTGAAATTAAATCCAGAAAAGTATGTTCATGTTTTTTGTTTCCAAATTCACCTTTTCCATAATCGCCAATATTCACACCAGTTAAAACGATTTCGCGAATTCCTTTTTGGGCGATTTCAGTGGCATTTTTTACGACATTTTCTATGGTATCGGAGCGGGAAATTCCTCTGGCCAAAGGAATCGTGCAATAGGTACATTTGTAATCGCAGCCATCCTGTACTTTCAAAAAAGCGCGGGTTCGGTCGCCAATCGAATAACTTCCGATGAAGAAATCAGCTTCATCAATTTCGCAGGAATGAATGATTCCGTGGTTTTCTGATTTCTGCAAATCATCCAGGTAACTCAAAATATTGAATTTTTCCCTGGCTCCTAAGACCAAATCAACGCCTTCAATTGCAGAAATTTCTTCCGGTTTCAATTGAGCATAACATCCTAAAATAACGACCAAACCATCGGGATTGGCTTTCATAGCACGCTTTACATGAAACTTGCATTCGCGGTCTGCATTTTCGGTCACCGAACAGGTATTGATGATGTAGACGTTGGCGGGCTCATCGAAATTGACTTTCTGGTAACCGGCACCAGTAAGCTGACGGGCAATGGTTGAGGTTTCTGCAAAATTGAGTTTGCAACCTAAAGTATGAAAAGCGGCGGTTTTTAAGTGTAAGTGTTCCATAATTGAATGGTGCAAATTTAAAGATTATTTTTTTTGCAGGAAGGTAATTGGTGAGAACTTGGTTTTTGAGTGATTGGGTTTTGAGTTTTTTGAGTTTTTGAGTGGTGATGTGGTGAATGGTGA includes these proteins:
- a CDS encoding NAD(P)H-dependent glycerol-3-phosphate dehydrogenase; amino-acid sequence: MTKKKAPKSQTQNIPVGVVGSGSFATAIVKMLVENSKLVHWCVRNEYVKGAIEQRGHNPNYLTSVSFDQKNLKVTTDINELVSACEVVVLATPSIYLSDAMDKMTCDYGDKIFVSAIKGIVPKVNDVVAHYLRDEFKIGFRNQAVIAGPCHAEEVAMERLSYLTIAVAEEEVADKLFSLFSSDFINVHCSRDILGNEYSAILKNIYAVGAGISSGLGYGDNFTAVFVSNAVREMEIFLEAVYEVPRDVNESAYLGDLLVTAYSLFSRNRNLGNLIGKGYTVKSAIQSMNMIAEGYYAADSVYHTAKSKQLKTPIVDTIYGILYKEKNAETEFKKLTLLLN
- the trhA gene encoding PAQR family membrane homeostasis protein TrhA, which codes for MKTKTKYAVHTYSVLEERFNIWSHFIGLLLSVVAFILLLFRAMDLGSKRALISFSIFGLSMIILYLASTLYHSSKNPKRRFLLNIFDHAAIYVLIAGTYSPFALVSLNGHEGYTLFAVVWGIALFGVIFKIFFTGRFTVLSTALYVGMGWLIIFSFDSLLYHLDFRGLVWLLSGGISYTIGAALYSIHRIKFNHAIFHLFVLLGTFCHFMSVYFYVIPVSGK
- the mqo gene encoding malate dehydrogenase (quinone); amino-acid sequence: MPTSANYKALQSHYDVVLIGGGIMSATLGTMLHELDPNLKIVIFERLGRFARESSAAWNNAGTGHSAFCELNYTPENEEGSIDISKAESIAEQFEISKQFWSYLLSKKYIDRPKDFINSCPHMSLVFGKEDVEFLRKRHEKMIQSELFKGMEFTTNHDKLRQWIPLIMAKRKDNEVLAATKMDLGTDVNFGTLTRKMGRFLAEDSQTDVYLYHDVKDIDPLSDGKWSVKVKDRMHYKLSDVTADFVFIGAGGYALPLLESSDIPESEGYGGFPVSGQWLVTHNPELIAKHQAKVYTKAGVDAPPMSVPHLDLRIIDGEKALLFGPFAGFSTKFLKEGSYLDLPESVNQKNIKSLFGAWWHNLPLTKYLVQQVAMTKVQRMQHLREFVKDAKAEDWELKIAGQRVQIIKKSEEEGGKLEFGTEVVVNKSGTIASLLGASPGASTAAFAMLQVLEKCFPEKVQNEWKEKLTEMIPTYGQKLADNPELIKNIRKYSKEILELDN
- a CDS encoding DUF1684 domain-containing protein, translated to MKNFFILMMGFLLTSCVSNIQEKEFSDVEKFQTELNAEYLNPKETPLRGSNFTNFKKHPFFPVDLKYRVSAKFIKTENPVAFELPTSSGKTRTYREFGKATFVLDGQELTLTLYQNLALIKTKKYKDYLFLPFRDLTNSKETYGGGKYMDLKIPKNDVIILDFNKSYQPYCAYNAFDYNCPIVPAENFLPVRIEAGVRYEDVYHH
- a CDS encoding glucose 1-dehydrogenase, with product MEVSLKNQVAIITGSSSGIGAGIAQSMAASGATVVINYPSEGSLEKASAILKKITNNGGNGIVYQCDVSKEDEVVKMFQEVVEQLGTVDILVNNAGIQKDAKFTEMNLDQWNAVIGVNLTGQFLCAREAVKEFLRRGIDPSRSVACGKIIHISSVHEIIPWAGHANYASSKGAIRMLMQTLAQEYGADKIRVNSICPGAIQTSINKDAWQTPEELNSLLKLVPYNRIGQPQDIGNLAVFLASDLADYITGTSIFIDGGMTTFESFSTGG
- a CDS encoding MGH1-like glycoside hydrolase domain-containing protein; translated protein: MTEENKRLPDIAWKKWGPYVSNREWGVVREDYSADGDAWNYTSHDTAEAKTYRWGEEGICGISDDKQLLVFSLGLWNKKDSRIKERLFGLSNSQGNHGEDVKEYYYYLDNTPTHSYMKMLYKYPQNAFPYEDLILKNEQAGKENPEYELIDTGIFDRNEYFDIFIEYAKSSPEDMLIKITVTNKSSKDAPLILLPTIWFRNTWSWGYDDYRPHLNAVNSDQIAVNHKELTIKNIYAKQTSDVLFCNNETNYKRLFQSINAGKYCKDGINDFIINGNENAINNEKNGTKASFFIDETIPANSTQVFEFRLCDRDLDQPFADFDVIFSQRKTEADDFYKEVQKGVKTDDEKLVQRQAFAGMLWSKQFYHYNIEKWLEGDPAEIPPPKSRRHIRNENWENFNSLNIISMPDKWEYPWFATWDLAFHTLSFSIIDADFAKQQLKLLTLEWFMHPNGQLPAYEWDFSDVNPPVHAWAAFRVFKIDEVLKGKPDLEFLEGVFQKLLMTFTWWVNKKDNNGNNIFEGGFLGLDNIGIFDRNETLPYGENLEQADGTSWMAMFSLNMMRIAMELALYNKVYEDMATKFFEHFLSIANALDNMGENDFSLWDDQDEFFYDALQLKDCTNMFMRIRTIVGLIPMFAVEVIDEEMLDRLPAFKERMDWVLKNKPKLAALVSHWQVKGDDSKHLLSLLRGHRLKKLLERMLNEKEFLSDYGVRALSKEYKEHPFHINLDGTDYTVKYLPAESDSDMFGGNSNWRGPIWFPINFLIIESLQRFFFYYSPDFKVECPTGSGNYLNLDEIADFLGKRLAAIFLMDENGKRPFNRQYPRFQEDPDFKDYILFYEYFHGDNGRGVGASHQTGWTGLIAKILQPRFSKIPMEKVQTEMPDQSGVKIDAP
- the mtaB gene encoding tRNA (N(6)-L-threonylcarbamoyladenosine(37)-C(2))-methylthiotransferase MtaB, producing MEHLHLKTAAFHTLGCKLNFAETSTIARQLTGAGYQKVNFDEPANVYIINTCSVTENADRECKFHVKRAMKANPDGLVVILGCYAQLKPEEISAIEGVDLVLGAREKFNILSYLDDLQKSENHGIIHSCEIDEADFFIGSYSIGDRTRAFLKVQDGCDYKCTYCTIPLARGISRSDTIENVVKNATEIAQKGIREIVLTGVNIGDYGKGEFGNKKHEHTFLDLISELDQVEGIERIRISSIEPNLLKDESIELVAKSKRFVPHFHIPLQSGSDDLLKKMKRRYLTGIYTNRVAKIRQVMPDSCIGVDVIVGFPGETEEKFLETYNFLNELPISYLHVFTYSERENTEAAEMEGVIPIPERKRRNKMLRILSEKKKMAFYETQLGKTLPVLWEHENKNGIMFGFTENYVRVQKPFDENSINQIEILKLKTILADGTVSVFPAFEEFLAKI